The window CTGTTCCATCTAGTAGTTCCACAAGGATATGCCATGTGGGTGCAAAAACTTGTGTCTCTGTTAGTTGAGCTAACGTAGAATATCCCAGTTCAATTTCTTTAATCGTAGAATCTGGTTTTAAATGCGAATTACCATAAAGTATATTAATCACCTGCATATGTGGCAACAATTTTTGATACACATCATAATTCTCTAAATCGTCCAGAATAGTCTGTTCATAACCAATAAGCTCGTTTTCCTCATTCCAGTGAACAATTAATTTCGCATTCGTATTATAGTAAACGAGTCGTTTATTTACTTTTTGGAATAATATAGCTGTTTTATTTTCTTCATCTATTTTCCACAGGCCATAAGCGGAACCTCTTATCACTTGCTCATGTACTATTTTTTCTAACGTATTTTCATCCGTTATTTTTATAGGTTCTTCAAATGTGCTGACTAATTTATGGCTAACAGGTATTTCTACTGTTTGATTGTCCAATTCTTCTATTTCTTCTTGACTAAAATTATGGACGTTACCTGAAACATAAGAAGCCTCTTTAATCTCTTTATCTGTCTCCAAAACTTTTATATTATCTAGAATAAGTTTTTCCGCGATAGGTGTATCATTGGGTTTATCTATTTGTTGTGATGCGTTATATCGATTCAAATATAGTGAAAGTAAGAATACATTTAAAATAGAAAATACAATAATGAATATAGTCTTTGTTTTATTCCAATCCAAATTTTGCACCCCCTAATAATTCCGGAGATACGCGAACCCAGACTCCACTCTCTAAGTAATACCAAGAAGGCTCCAGATTAAATAAAGCTTGGTCGTCATCTTGAGATAAATAATATCCTATTACAAGATCGTCAATAGAACTCATATTAATATCTGTAGCAGTAGACAGAAAATCATAAATTGACTGCCCTGAAGCTAATTCTACTTCCCGTGTTTTCAGACGAATAGCAGCATTTAGCGAATAAGTAGGTCGGAAGTATCGATATACTCGGTCAACTCCCCAATACTGCGTGATGTCTGTAGATGTAAGTCTACTAAATACCGGAAGACCCGCTAAATACAATTGATAATTAATTTGCCGAGCTGAGGTATTCATTCGAGAATAACGATAGTCATCTGTCCATCCGTTATGCTCATTGACAAAATTCAAACTGTTATTAATGAGATCTACGGGATTCGCTGGATTTTCATTTTCCGAAGCAGGATGTACATAGCTTAAACTTTTACGAGTAAAATCCACATTCATTAATGCACTATCATCCGTGAATTGTTGTTCATTCATCCCAACAGGATTAATTCTCACAAGGCTAGGATTATTGAAGAGGGCATCTTTGAATTTATCCGATTCAACATCTTTTATTGAATAGGTATAACTTCCGATATTTTCCGGTATCGATGAAACATACAAAGATAGTTTATTGTCTCTAACTATTTCATTATATACCTGCATTTTCTCAGCATGTTCTAAAATACGCTTAGTAAACCCTAATTTATCTGCTTTTTGTGCCGTTGCCGTATATATTTTCTGCTGTGATGTGCTTATAAAATACAGAGTCACGCTATCTGAGATGTCCCCGTTCCAGTCTATTATTAATCGATTGAAATAAACTTCCGGAAAATTGTGATCTGCAAAGTTTAAGATATTACCTAATATTTCAATAGGGACATCTGCTGCAAAAAAGAAACTCGCACGATTAGGAGCTTTGACAAAATCATTTATTTGATCGGTGTCTGCCTTGTTACTAGCTAACTCAACCGTCTGAATTTCCCAGGTCTTCATGTTGTTGAACGCAAATTCTATTGGCTGGCTCGCAACTGTACCCTTTAAAGCTTCATCTTGGCTTAAAATCATTCGATACGGTTTAATAACGTTTTCCAAGTTCCTTTTTTCGGCAATAGATATATCTACAATAGCTTCATCATTTGTTTGAATAACAGGAGAATATGTCCATATAGCAAAAGTTAAAGTAAAGCTGAGGAGAATAAGTAAGACTAAAACAACTGATTTTACTTGCTCAATATATTTCAATCCCACTCACCTTCCTCATCCGTTAAAATATCCAATGTGAAGAAAATAGTTGTTCCTTGTCCTTCTTCGCTTTCTGCCCATATTCTACCATCATGTGCTTCAATCATTTCCCGGGCAATTGCTAATCCTAGACCCGTGCCTCCCATAGATCTTGCTCTTGCCCGATCTACTCTGTAAAAACGATCAAAGACTCGATCGACATTTTCAGAAGGAATTCCCATACCGTCATCAGAAATCATTACCTTTAAAATTGAGTCTGCTACCGCTACCCCAAATCGTATATTCCCACCATCTGGAGAATATTTAATCGCATTTGAAATAATATTATCGATTACCTGTGTTAACTTATCTGTATCGATGTCCACATAATAAGCTTTATCGGAGAGCATGCGTACAAAGTTAACATGATCGGATTTGGAAAGTTCAAATCTATCAATAATCCGGTTGAAGAACTGATTGAAATTAACAATTTCTCGATTCAAATCATAGTCTCTACTATCCATCTTTGATAGTTGGAGTAGGTCATTTACAAGTCGAATCATTCTATGTGTTTCTGTTTGAGTTACCTGTAAAAAAGATGGAGCAATTTCTTCATCTTGCCAAGCACCATCAGCTAAAGCCTCTAAATAACTACTCATCGTCGTAAGAGGTGTACGTAGTTCATGAGAAACATTTGCAACAAACTCTCTTCTTTCCATATCCACTTTTTCCTGCTCCGTATTATCATGTAATACTGCGATTAAACCGTTAACGAAACCAGTTTCTTTTTGAATAACCGAAAAATTGGCACGTAAAATAAACGGTCTTTCGTTTGAGCTTAAATCCAGATTAATCGCTTCTTTTAAATGTATTAAATCTTCAAAAGAGTGTAAAGGATCTATTCCAAGTACAGAAATAATGGGACGATTTAACACCATTTCCCTAGGTATGCGCAATAACCTAAGTGCTGGATCGTTTATCAATATAACTCTACCTTTACGATCTGTAGCTATTACCCCGTCTGTCATATTGGTTAAAACTGAGGCTAGCTTTCTACGTTCTGCTTCGGTTGTAGATTGAGCTTCCTGCAATCTATTCGTCAAATGATTAAAGGCAATTGCCAATTGCCCGATTTCATCACTGCCATATACTCGTACTTTCCTGGAAAAATTACCTTTTGCCATCGCTTGAGCTTGTCTTCTCATATCTGAGATAGGACGTGTAATCGTCTGGGCAATTAGAATTCCTAATATAACGGTAATTACTAGCGCAACTGCTGTACCCCCAGCTAGGATTTGGTTAATTTCATTCATCTGCCCAAAAATATTTTCAATATTAGATTCCATATATATTGTTCCAATTACTTCTCCCTTATAAAAAATAGGAGTTGTTAAAATCCAAATTCTGTTTCCGGTTTCTCGATCAAGCGATATACTGTCAAATTTGTCTTCTGCAGTAATGGATTTTCGAACTAAATCATCCATTGATCGTTGGCCTACAATAGACTGATTATTTATATCGGAGGTTGCCAAGATTTGATACCGAGAATCTATTACACGTACTTCTTTAATGTCATAAGAATTAAGACTAGACAAAATTGAACGTAAACTTTGTTCTTTTGTTTGGTCTTCTTCGCTTCGTGTTTTTATTATTTCTTCTCGCGCACTATATTCTAACATGCTAACACGGTCAGTTATAGAATCTTGAAAGTTATCTCTTAATGTCTCCTCAAGCTCGCGAACAAAATATAATCCAATAATTTGCATCGCAATAACGATAAGTAATACATAAATCAGCACAATCTTTACGTGAATCGATTTAAAGTATCCAACTTTTTGCATTCCTTCTACTCCTGTTCAGGACTTCGTAAATAGTAGCCTACGCCTCTTCTAGTTACTATCCAAGTTGGATGACTTGGATTGTCTTCAATTTTCTCGCGTAAGCGGCGAATTGTTACATCAACCGTACGCACATCTCCAAAATAATCATAACCCCATACTGTTTGTAGTAAATGTTCACGAGTCATAACTTGTCCTATATGTTTTGCCAAGTAATGCAACAGCTCGAATTCTCGATGCGTAAGCTCAATTGTCTCTTCTCTCTTTAACACAAGATAAGCATCTGGTTGAATAGTTAGTGGACCAATTACAATGTCATTTGTTATTACTTCTGCGTCTTCTTGAATAGTTTGGTGTCTACGCATGTTTGCTTTCACTCGAGCTATTAATTCTCTCGTACTAAATGGTTTTGTCACATAATCATCTGCACCAAGCTCTAGACCAAGTACTTTATCTATCTCTGAATCTTTTGCTGTTAGCATGATTATAGGAAAATCATATTTTTTTCGAATTTCTCTACAGACTTCCATTCCATCTTTGTTAGGAAGCATAATATCTAATAACATTAAATCTGGTTGATCTTCTTCCACCTTCTTCAATGCTTCATCGCCATTATAAGCACAAACTACTTGGTATCCTTCTTTTTTTAGGTTAAATTGAAGTATATCTGCAATTGGCTTTTCGTCATCTACAACTAGTATTTTTTTACTCATATTCTAGTCCCCTTTATTCTCGTATTCTATAT is drawn from Psychrobacillus sp. INOP01 and contains these coding sequences:
- a CDS encoding two-component system regulatory protein YycI, with product MDWNKTKTIFIIVFSILNVFLLSLYLNRYNASQQIDKPNDTPIAEKLILDNIKVLETDKEIKEASYVSGNVHNFSQEEIEELDNQTVEIPVSHKLVSTFEEPIKITDENTLEKIVHEQVIRGSAYGLWKIDEENKTAILFQKVNKRLVYYNTNAKLIVHWNEENELIGYEQTILDDLENYDVYQKLLPHMQVINILYGNSHLKPDSTIKEIELGYSTLAQLTETQVFAPTWHILVELLDGTVEEYFVNAVEGRVIEIQKETEQKVLE
- a CDS encoding YycH family regulatory protein: MGLKYIEQVKSVVLVLLILLSFTLTFAIWTYSPVIQTNDEAIVDISIAEKRNLENVIKPYRMILSQDEALKGTVASQPIEFAFNNMKTWEIQTVELASNKADTDQINDFVKAPNRASFFFAADVPIEILGNILNFADHNFPEVYFNRLIIDWNGDISDSVTLYFISTSQQKIYTATAQKADKLGFTKRILEHAEKMQVYNEIVRDNKLSLYVSSIPENIGSYTYSIKDVESDKFKDALFNNPSLVRINPVGMNEQQFTDDSALMNVDFTRKSLSYVHPASENENPANPVDLINNSLNFVNEHNGWTDDYRYSRMNTSARQINYQLYLAGLPVFSRLTSTDITQYWGVDRVYRYFRPTYSLNAAIRLKTREVELASGQSIYDFLSTATDINMSSIDDLVIGYYLSQDDDQALFNLEPSWYYLESGVWVRVSPELLGGAKFGLE
- the walK gene encoding cell wall metabolism sensor histidine kinase WalK; amino-acid sequence: MQKVGYFKSIHVKIVLIYVLLIVIAMQIIGLYFVRELEETLRDNFQDSITDRVSMLEYSAREEIIKTRSEEDQTKEQSLRSILSSLNSYDIKEVRVIDSRYQILATSDINNQSIVGQRSMDDLVRKSITAEDKFDSISLDRETGNRIWILTTPIFYKGEVIGTIYMESNIENIFGQMNEINQILAGGTAVALVITVILGILIAQTITRPISDMRRQAQAMAKGNFSRKVRVYGSDEIGQLAIAFNHLTNRLQEAQSTTEAERRKLASVLTNMTDGVIATDRKGRVILINDPALRLLRIPREMVLNRPIISVLGIDPLHSFEDLIHLKEAINLDLSSNERPFILRANFSVIQKETGFVNGLIAVLHDNTEQEKVDMERREFVANVSHELRTPLTTMSSYLEALADGAWQDEEIAPSFLQVTQTETHRMIRLVNDLLQLSKMDSRDYDLNREIVNFNQFFNRIIDRFELSKSDHVNFVRMLSDKAYYVDIDTDKLTQVIDNIISNAIKYSPDGGNIRFGVAVADSILKVMISDDGMGIPSENVDRVFDRFYRVDRARARSMGGTGLGLAIAREMIEAHDGRIWAESEEGQGTTIFFTLDILTDEEGEWD
- the yycF gene encoding response regulator YycF → MSKKILVVDDEKPIADILQFNLKKEGYQVVCAYNGDEALKKVEEDQPDLMLLDIMLPNKDGMEVCREIRKKYDFPIIMLTAKDSEIDKVLGLELGADDYVTKPFSTRELIARVKANMRRHQTIQEDAEVITNDIVIGPLTIQPDAYLVLKREETIELTHREFELLHYLAKHIGQVMTREHLLQTVWGYDYFGDVRTVDVTIRRLREKIEDNPSHPTWIVTRRGVGYYLRSPEQE